In Nitrospira sp., the sequence GGCGATTCAGAGCAGGCTCCAAGAGAGTGAGATTGCCTAGCCTGTATACAGCCGAATCCCAATGTGCCCGAGGAAAGTGCTCGTTCCAGTCATCGAGCGGGTTCTCTGGCAGAATATGCTCGATTGTGGCGGGATCCGTATCAGGGTCGCAGGCACGGCCGGATGCGTCCTGTTCAAAGAGAGCAAGCATATATTTCGCCAACTTCTTTCGTTGTCCCGCGGTTTCCAGCGTCAACAATGCGAAGTCTTGCTCGAACTTTCCATCCTCCACGTAGATGGGCTTCAGTCGTTCAAATATGTGCCCGGGGGTGACCGCGATCCCATCGAGGACCGCCTTCGCTGCCCCATGATAGATCGGTTCGAGCGCATTCGTGTTGAGGCTGCTCACCACGGAATACCGGAAGGAGATGACGCTGATGAGCCTGAGGAGACGGACAAAGTCCGCTTTCGAGAGTTTCTCCCATGCGGCAAAGATAAGCGGCGTCATCTGTCGCACGCGAAACAGGTTCAGTTCACGGATAAATGGCCTGGCATCGGTCAGTTCGGCCCAATATCCATGGTTAGGGTCGGACAAGGCTGCAAACAGTTCTGCGCGAGCTTCTAGAGCATCAAGTAGCGCAAAGACATCCTGCGGAGCCCGCGCCCGCTCTCTCACCAACTTGAAAAGGCGCTCACTTCGAATCTTCGGTTGTTCACATAGGAGATGATACCGAAGGAATTCAGGAAAACGTTCCTGTCGGACCGTGGCAACCAGCGACCGCCAGCGCCGCTGCAAGATCTGCAGATCGGCCGCTACTTGAACACGAGAAAACAAATAGTTCTTCAGCAAATCGGTGGTCGTCAGCTCGAGCCCCCGGGCGTTTAGCGTTTCGAACACCGTGTAGGCGTTTATTTGATCCTCTACCGTGATCAAGATAAACATGAGCTGTCGAGCGACCGTTTCGGATAATAACTCGGCTAGGATCGTGCCATCGGTTCCGAATTCCGGCACACCATTCAGTTGCTTGTGATAGTACTCGAAGCATTCCCACAGCAAGCGGTTCGACTTCGGTAGTCCCCGAGGATTCAAGGGGGGACGTAGCTGCACAAGATAGTCCTGATAGAACGCGTTGTCCGTCTCATTCAAAAACAGCTTACTACTCTCAACAAGTGAAGCCGGGTCTTTCTCGCCAATGAACCGACTTCGCAGTCCAGCTGCCCGTTCGCGGTTGGCGTCCGGGTCCTTACCGCCCTCTGCCATTTTTCTGAGCTTGGCTATGACCGCAAGGGACAGGAGGCTCAATGTTGCCAGCCTCTGTTGGCCATCAATAATAAGGAACTCTCGATCGCTCTTTCCTTCCACGACGAGAGCGCCCATATAGTGCCGGTCATCCGGCCGGCCGCGCAGATCGATGATGTCGTTCCAGAGGTCCTCCCACTGCTCCTCTTCCCAAGAGTAGTCGCGCTGGTAAGGAGGCACCCGATAAATCCTCCCGTTCCCGATCAGTTCGAGCAGATTGGTCGTGCGGGTGTTTAAGAGATTTGTTCTGGCCATGAAACAACCGCCTTTCCCAAGTGATCGGCTTACCCGATTAGTGCTTTGCTGATGAAGCTTGGTTACCTTGACAGCGACTCCATGTCCCTAAGACATGTCGTTCTCCAAAGGTCTTGGCTCATGCATTGAGCCTGTTCCTCGTAGCAATTCGCATTTGCCTGCGGTCATCCTGGAACATGCTAGCCACGAAGCAGCGCTTTATCAATGCGTTGCAAGAAGAATTGCGTTGGAATTGCGTTTTTATTGCGCCGAATTGCGTTTTGCACCGACCACGAATCCATTAATAAAGACATAAAGGTCTTTCCACCAGAGCCTACAATTCGTCTGGCGTGATCATCCAGGGATCTCCGCTCTCGCTATCAGCTCCGGGAAACCATAATTCACGCTGGTGACGCCAAAGTCCGGTTCACGCTGAAACGGTTGGCGAACGTAATGAACTCGGTGCGAGTTGTCATCGAGAAATTCGACAATGGCCAGAATGAAGTCGTCGGGCTTGTTTAGCGAATACAGAATTTCGTTCTTGGTGACTGCGATGGTGCCCGCCCCTGTCACTCGCCCCTTCACCTCGAGAAACCGCAGCTTGCCAGTTCCAGGAACTCGGCTCTCGATGTCGTAACCCAGTTTGTCCTGTTCTCGATCCACCGGATTAAAGCCGAGGCTGCGTTCGATCTCCATAACCACTGCACGTGCACGTGCCGCCGAGGCTTGAGTGTCGGGCGACTCCGCACTCGTCGGCTTGGATCGCCCTGCCATCGCCACGAGAAGACCCATGGGGACAACCATCAGCCCCCCGATAATCACAGGTGGCAAGGGCGACAGCTGCCGCTCCTGCTTCAGCTCCTCAAGGCGTTTCTCCAATCGAGCTTGTAGACCATCAGCACGTTTGCGAGCTTCAGCTGAATTGAGCCTGGCATTTGCTTTACCCGCCTGCTCCTGGAGCTTGAGCTGTTCGGCTCGATGGTCCCAGTAGGTGATTTCTTTCGTCAGGCGTTCTTTGACAGCAGCTTCGGTTTTCGCGATGAGATCGAGCTTCCGCGAGCGGACCTCTTGAAGGTGTTCCGGCACCACGTTGGCTACTGCGTAGCCCTGGGCCTTGTGCTCCAGCTCGCGTGTGAGCCATGCGCATTCCGGTCTAGCCAGAATCGCCTCTATGGACGGCTCGTCGGACTTGAGGGGACGATAGTCCAGATACGGAGCGTAATGCAGGTGCCTCGCGGTACCGTTTTCGTCGAGTTCGATGTAGAGCATGCGCTTCGAGACTACACGACGATCGCCGGACCGTGTCAGACTCGCGTCTTGGATGGCATGTTCCACATAAAACAGCACCCGCGGCTTTGTGCCTAGGTCTCGCTCGTCCACCAGTATCGTGCCGCGCTTCAGAAGATCCCTGTTCCGTTCAAGGGTCAGATCGATCGTCGCTTCCAGCAGCGGATGCCCAGGGCAGACGAAGGCTGCCGGTGCTTGGCCTTGCGGAGCCACCAGCGCTTTTTCAAATGCGATGCGCTCATAACGCGGTAGGATGGGCTCCCCAATCCCAATCAGACGATCCCGATTGCGAACGGGAGCGGGGACGTGCGTGATTTCATACCGCCGAGACTCCCGCTGTTTTGGTGTTCCACCCAAGCGCTGAAAGGCTTCAAGAAAGAACGACTCGATGTAATGCGGCTGGAGGCGTCTTGCTTCGGCTCGTTCCATATCTTCCCTGATGCGATAGACGCGGCTGGCATCCATCGCATCGTGCGCGAGTGCCCGCTCTTCCAGAAGGTCCTGCAGTTTGTTTCGATCGAACGCATCTGCTACCACTCGCGTGAGGCGCTCCTGCACATCCGGTCTTTCGCCGTATCGTATCGCTTCGATGAGCAGATCACGAAGCTGCTTGCCGTCAAACTGGAGCTTGCCGAGTACATCGAAAACCTTCCCGCCAAGCGCGTTCCTTGCTTCCTCTAGCTTCTCCAGGAACCTCCGATATACGTCACCCTCTCGTGTCTCCTCTGCCACAAGATTCCAGAGATGACAGACTTCGGTCTGGCCAATGCGGTGAATGCGACCGAAGCGCTGCTCAATCCGATTGGGATTCCATGGAAGGTCGTAGTTCACCATCAGGTGGGCACGTTGCAAGTTGATGCCTTCGCCCGCAGCGTCGGTCGCAAGCAATACTTGCACTTCAGGGTCGTGCTTGAAAGACTCCTGCGCCTTCATTCGCTCTTCCCTGCCCATCCCGCCATGGATGATGACCAAGGCTTCCTTCCGCCCAAGAAGTGTCCCGATGCGATTCTCTAAATAATTCAGCGTGTCCCGGTGTTCAGTGAAGATGACAAGCTTTTGACGAGCCGAGGATGTAGGCTTGGGAATGCCACCCTTTCCATAGGGCGGGGAACTTTCGGCGACATGATTCGCAAGAGCTGCTGGGGTGAAAATGACACCGAACAAGCTGGCGAGCTCACGCCATTTGGTATCCGTGCCGCTTTTACGAACTGTGAGTGCGAGAGCTTCAAGCCCCTTGAGCGTTTCAATCTCCGCTTTGAGTTCTGCAATGGTTCGTGCCGCTGTCGCCTGGTCAAGGATTTCTTCCTCGGCTTGCTCGACCTCGTTGTCCGGTGCGTCTTCGAGATCCTCCACATCATCGGCATCAAGCGTGGGGCCAGTGGTTGGGACGGCAGGGGCGGGTTGCCCACCACGCTGAAGCAGTTCAAGTTCGCGCTGCCGGCTTTCTAGCCGCTCGCAACGGCGACGCAGTGACTGATAGATCGCCTCCGGTGAGGATGCCAGTCTCCGTTGGAGAATCGTGAGGGCAAATCCAACGGTTCCAGCCCGTTTGTCGTTTTGCAGAGCCTCGGCCCGGTTGAACTCATCGCGGACATAGTCGGTGACGGATTGGTATAACTGGGCTTCTGGGTCGGACAATTTATAGGGAACGGTATAGGCCATGCGCTCCGGGAACAGCGGAGTGGCATCAAATTTGAGGAGGCTCTCCTTTACCATGCGACGCATGAGATCGGACACGTCCACTTGATGGACGCCATCGCGAAATCGCCCCTCAAAGCGGTCCCCATCGAGCAGCGCCATGAAGAGCTGGAAGTCCTCCTCCTTTCCATTGTGAGGTGTGGCTGTCATTAACAGGAAATGCCGTGTCAGGGTAGAAAGGAGTTGCGCGAGGCGGTAGCGTTTCGTGTACTTGATCTCCCCGCCAAAATACGTCGCAGATAGCTTGTGAGCTTCGTCACAGACGATGAGGTCCCATCGACAATCAGGGGCTTGAAGCTTTTGCTGCACATCTTCATTGCGCGAGAGCTTATCGAGGCGGGCGATGACGAGATTCGTCTCAAGGAACCAGTTTCCTGTCCGCGCGGCTTCGAGTTTATCGTTTGTCAAAATCTCGAACGGGAGCTGAAACCGACGGTAAAGTTCATCCTGCCATTGCTCAGCAAGGCTCCCTGGACACACGACGAGACATCGCTGAAGATCGCCCCGCGCGATCATCTCTTTCATCAACAGTCCGGCCATAATGGTTTTCCCGGCTCCGGGATCGTCGGCAAGCAGGAATCGGAGGGGTTGCCGCGGAAGCATCGCGTCGTAGACCGCCGTAATCTGATGCGGTAGTGGCTCCACTACTGATGTATGAACGGCAAGAACAGGATCAAATAGATGAGCAAGTCGTATTCGATGAGCCTCGGAAACTAAGCGGAAGAGAGCCCCATCACCATCGAAGCTCCAGGGCCGGCCTGCTTCGACGACCTCCAGGCGTGGTTCATCATGGCGGTAGAGCAACTGATTGGCGACCCGTCCGCCTGGATCTTTGTAGGTGAGCTCAATTGCCTCGGAGCCGAACCATTGCACATTGACAACCGTAACGAGGGCATCAGGAAGGATGCCACGAATGGCTGCGTTTGGTTGGAGGTCTTCGAGCTTGCTCATTGGGTGAAATATAACCTCGCGCCTGTCTTTTTACGGCATGGATTTGTATTTCGGGCGCGCAAGCATAGCCACTTTCACGTATTGCAACAAGCGGCGACAAACAACAAGTACGATGCTGCGGCTGCATAGATGCACGTTTCAACCCAACGACACAGTCGCCTTACTGTGAATAGTAAAGCCAGGGCCCTATACCTATAACCGTTCCAAAAATTTCACTACGGATGGAATAATAACCGATCTACTGTCCTTCAATTCTCCATCCTGAACCGTATGGATTGTTCGGTGAGTCGTGTTTGAACCGGCTGCCCGCACCGAATGGGTTATTGATCGAATCCTGCGAAAACGGCGACCCATACCGGCCGAAGCGGTTTGCAGTCGAGTCCGGATCGAACGGGTTGGCGCTCAGCTTGCCGCGATAGTTGTCCTGCTGGTCGTACAGTCTCGGCGCCTCAGTGGCGAAAGGATTCGTTGCTGATTTATTGCTGAAGGGACTGCCGTAGGGACTGAAGGGATTGTTGATGCCGTTCGGCGCGAAGGGACTACCTTTGCCGAACGGATTGGCGGTGGACTCGTACAGAAACGGATTCGCACTGAGATTGCCGAGATCTTCCGCACCAGCCTGGGTCGCCACCAATACCAATGCATTCAAGACAATCAGTGCCTGCTTCACGATATCCTCCCCTCCTTACATATACCTTCCATTTCCCTCGCTCGTCCTGAAGCGACTTTACGCACTGATTGAAGCCCTCGATCGACGCCCGCGCTGCTTATTCCTGGCCTCCCCAATTGGGTTAGATGGCCACGATCATAATAGTAGGGCGTGACAGGGCGGGTCACAAGACAAAGGCGTGAACAATTGACCAAAAACTTCGGATGTACGGTGACTTAGAAGGAAAGGCGGGATGGACCCATCACCTGAGGCGTGACATCCAAGGTCACCTGCCTACGCGGGAAGCCATGGTTGCCCGTCCCCGCAGTACTCTGCTACGGAGGATGGATGAAGCCTTGGCGAAGCGGAACTGTGAGGCTTCGTCTGCGCTGGATGCTGGGAAAAGCACTGGTAGGATTTATCCGTGCACCGTTATTATGAGGCGCACGGCACGAGCAAGCTTGGATTGGTGAGCCGACTGGGACTCGAACCCAGGGCCCTCGCCTTAAAAGCACCGATATTTCTGAACTAAATCAACAAGATCACTCCACGGAATCGTCCGATGAGTGACAAGGATTTCCAACGAGTTACAGTAAGCGTGTCCGATATAGGACACCCCTCTTCGCGTCGTTCTCTTCCGTCACGCCGGAATCACGTCACCCAGAAAGTCCGCGTTGCTGGACGTACCCTCTATATCTCCGTTCACGACGATCCGGCTCCAGCTGAACTATTCCTTCGAGTGAAAGGGGCCGACTGCACCCCGGAGCTCATCGGTCTGTATGACGTGATCGCCCGTTTGATGAGTCTCGCCTTGCAGTATGGTGCCCTCCCTCGACAAGCTCGGTGAGCTCCTTGCCGGCGCCCAATTTGCCCCATGCGGGCCCGTGTCTGGACACGATCGCTTGAAACATTGTTCCAGTCTCCCCGATCTCATCGGGCTGCATCTGTTGGTGGAGTCCTGCGGGCGTGACAACCTCGCGCATGGACCGAGGGCGACAGCAAAGGAGGCCATTGCGTAAGGCAAGGGGGGGGGGTGGGCGCTCTAAGGTGTGAATTTTGAAGCAGTATCATTGATTAATGGGACGGGTGAACGATGGCAGTCAAGGATCGAGTCAAGCGCCACCGCGCGATCAGGCGACAGCAGAATCTTCATCGGCTCGATGTCTGGACCAGTCAGCCGACGATCACCGAGATTCGGAGGGTAGCCGGCGCGCTGGATCTGGCGGTGTGGTCGGTTGTGGAGAATGCGCTAAAGGGATACATCGCTGAATACCGTGCGATTCTAGCCGAAGGAAAGGGGTTGCGGGAGCAACGAGACCGCCTTCTGCCGTACGTGCGCTCGCCTGGATACCAAGACCAGGTTCAGGATCACCAACACCAGGTGGCAGCCTATAAGACGCGTCTGGACCGGTTTCTCGCTCCCGTCGGCCCGACCGATCCAGGAGGAAGGACAGCCGTTACCGGAAACGAAACGCAGGGCAACGCCTCGGGAGAAGGCATGCCGTGAGGCCTGCGAGCAGGGAGAAAACAGAGACACGGCGGGTGTGTCGGACGGCCTTACGACCCGGGGGTGAGTGGAAATCCCAGTGGCCGGCCAAAGCGCACGGTGGAAGAGTTTCAACTGATCCAGGCTTGCCAGGAGAAAACCCCTGCCGCCAAGGCGGGGATGGACCGGCCACCACCTGCGAAACGCATCGCTCGCCCACGCGCACTGTCACTCTCGCTGCAGAATCCTCTCCGGCACTCCGGTTCCGGTCTTGCCCCATGGCAACATCAAGGCCACGATCTGGCGACGTCCACAAGTGGCAGGCAAAACACCCACGGTTTCAGATGCACTTCACCCACGCGTTGTGTCTGGGAAGCCAAGAGGGAGGAGATCCTCCGCAAGATTCACCGGGCTAAACAGGTGCTGACTTTATAACTATTTGAGAGACTCTACACCAGGGACTTCTGCTACCTCCCGAAGCAATCCCAATGCGAAGACATGTCAGCTTCTTACCGGTATGGAGCCCAGGGACGCGGTAGGCGATTGATGCCATCCAGTGCGGCGACTTTGTAACATTCCGCCAGAGTCGGGTAATTGAAGACCGTGTCGATGAAATAGTGAATTCGACTACGATGAGCCATGATGGCCTGACCAATGTGGATGAGCTCCGTAGCCCCTTCTCCGATGATATGGACGCCGAGCAATTCGTAGGTCTGCCGGTGAAACAAGAGCTTGAGCATGCCGGTTTCGTCCCCCATCAGCAGCCCACGGGCGATCTCTTTATAGCGAGCGATGCCCACGGCATAGGGCACCCCGGCCTGAGTAAGTTCTGCCTCGTTCCGTCCCACCATGGAGATTTGCGGAATGGAGTAAATGCCGTAGGGCAACAACGAATTGTCGGTATGATTCGGATGGCCGAAGGCATCGCAGGAGGCATGGCGGCCTTGCTGCATGGAGGTCGAGGCAAGGGCCGGAAAGCCGATGACGTCGCCGGCCCCATAGATATGCGGAACCGCGGTCTGGAAGTGTTCGTTCACGCTCAGGCGACCCCGATTGTCCGGTTTCAATCCCACCGCTTCCAGGTTGAGCCCCTTTGTCGCGCCGACCCGGCCGATCGCATACATGAGCGTGGATGCTTGGATCGGCTTGGCCTGTCGCAAACCGACATGGATAGAATTGTCAGACTCCTTCTTGATCGCGAGGACTTCTTCATCGTGATACAGGGTGACGCCATAGTCTTTCATCTGTCGCTGGAGATTGTCGATGACCTCGGCATCGGCAAACTCTAACAGACGAGGTCGCTTGTCGATGAGGGTGGTGGGAATTCCCAGCGCAGCAAGCATGGAGGCGTACTCTGTGCCGATGACCCCACCTCCGACGATCACGATGGAAGAGGGAAGCTGCCTTAGGGTCAGGAGCCCGTCCGTATCGATGATGGAGGAGTCGTCGAACGGGATCGCGCGCGGGCGGCTTGGTTCTGTGCCAACGGCGATGACGATGAAATCTGCCGTGTGTTCGCTTGGACCGCTCCGGTGTTGGATGAGGAGACGGTGTGGATCGAGAAAACTGGCTGATCCGAAAATCAGATCAACGCGGTTCCGAGCCATCTGATCGTGCACGATCCTGACCTCGTTCGTGATGACGTAGTTGGCGTGGCGGGCGAGTTCCTCGATTGTAACTGTTTGCTTGAGTCGGTACGGGGTGCCATAGATGCTGCGCTGTGGAATTCCGGAAAAATAGAGCACGGCTTCGCGCAGGGCCTTACTCGGAATCGTGCCGGTGTTGATGCAGACGCCTCCGACGACTTCCTTCTTCTCGATCAAGCCCACCTTCTTACCAAGTTTGGCCGCCTGCACGGCGGCCTTTTGGCCGGCCGGTCCCGTGCCGATGACGAGTAGGTCGTAGTGTGCCATGAGTGCCCCGAAGAACTGAGGCTAAGGTTGAGGTTCAGGGGAAAATGAAAGCTCCCGGTTCAGACACAACATTAACATCAACCTTAACCTGATTCACCTTGGCTTTCCGTCACGAATCGACGGGCGGACCTGAAGGCTTCTTCCATGTCCGGAAGTTGGGTGAGCTCAGGGTCGACAAGACAGACGGACTCTCCACGGCCTGGTGCCACTGTTTTGGGACAGTTTCACGCTCAAGAAACGGGTTGATCGGGCTCGCCCGAAGGGCATCCTTGAGAATCACCTCTTGCCGGCCTTGGGCGATCGGTCGCTTGTTTCTCTCACGCCTAAGGACGGCCTCGGCTACGTGCTTGCGCGCCAAGCGGCAGGGGTTGTGGCCGGCACCATTCGACGTGAGTGGCTGCTGCTGATGCGATTGCTGAACCTGGGTGTCCGCTATGATTGGCTGGACAAGAATCGCCTCAAGGCGGTGGAACTGCTTGACCCTCAACGGCGTACCCGTGTTGCAGAGGTTCAGGAACTCGAACGAATTCGACTGCTCAAGGATCGTGTGACGCCTGAAGTTCTCAAAGAATTGTGGCGCGTCATCGTGGCTGAACTCAACACCGGATTGCGAGAAGCCAAGCTCCTCAGCATTGCTCGCGCCTGGGTCCGAGAAGAAGTCGTCGGCTGGTGGTTGGTCCTGCCGCCGAGTGCGACCAAACTGAAGGGCACCCCGGCACGTATTCCTCTGAACGCCTCAGCCTTGTGGGCACTCCGAGACCCCTTGCCCTCACTCGCTGACGGCCGAGTGTTCCGTCGATGGAATGACGTGCGGGCGTTCAAGAAGTATTGGGCTCGTGCCTGTAGTCTGGCCAAAATCCAAGATCTCCACTTCCACGACCTTCGCCATACGTTCGCCACCCGATTGCAGGGTCTTGGCGTCGATTATGAAGTGAGACAGGCGCTTCTCGGCCATCGGATGCCCGGCATGACCGCATGCTACTCGCATGGCGGTCCTGCCTGGGATCAGAAGCTCCGTGAGGCGGTCACGAAGCTCGATTCCGTCTTCAAAATGTCCTATGGCTTGTCCTATGAAAGGAAAGCTGTTATGGCTGGTTCACTGCAACTGCTTGATTTTGATGGTGAGCCGGCTGGGACTCGAACCCAGGGCCCTCGCCTTAAAAGGGCGATGCTCTACCGACTGAGCTACCGGCTCACATGAGGATGTTGAAAAAGGCTTCCGGCGTCGTCCTCGGTCGTCCGTCTCCCTGCGACGTACCGAACAGCGTACGTCTCAGTCGCCGGACAACCTGCGGCCTTGTCGGAAAGCCTTTTTGAACATCCTGTTGCTTTTGTAGTTACCCTGTATCGTGACGTGATTCCTGAACAGCCCAGACTCTTCTCGACGTTGAAAATGATCATCCCTCTTCACGGGCGTTGCAATCCTACCATCATCGAATGACGGATGACTATTGACTATTTTTCAAGAGCGTTTGGGGCGCCGGCGAGAGCAGTCCAAGGGATTACGCAGCATGATTGTCTCCGTGCGCTTGGACCCGGTCGAGATCATATCGATTCGGCACTGCGACAACTCTTCGACACGAGTCAAGTAGCGTTTCGCTTCGACCGGGAGCCGTTTATAGCTGGTCGTCCCTGTCGTTGCAGTGGTCCACCCTTTCATCCGTTGATAGACCGGCTCGCAGCTGGTCAACAGGTCCAAATCAGCCGGCATGCTCTTATAGATGGTACCCCCATGTCTGTACCCGATGCAGAGCTTCAACTCCTTGCAGCCGTCGAGCACATCGAGCTTGGTCAGAGCCAGGGACGTGAGCCCATTCACCAGCGTCGCATGACGAACCACGACCGCGTCAAACCAACCGCATCGCCTCGCACGTCCTGTAGTCGAACCGAATTCCCGCCCTCGTTCCTGGAGCCCCCGTCCGACCTCATCGGTCAGTTCGGTCGGAAACGGCCCACTGCCGACTCTTGTCGAGTAGGCCTTGGCGATGCCCATGACCGCGTCAATCATGGTGGGACCGACACCGGTGCCTGTACAGGCTCCGCCTGCCGCGGCACTGGACGAGGTCACATAGGGATAAGTGCCGAAGTCCACATCCAGGTTTGTGCCTTGAGCCCCTTCAAATAAGACCGTCTTGTTTTTTTCTATCGCGCGATTCAACAACAGGGTGGTATCGACGATGTGGCTCCTGAGTCGATCAGCATAACCCATGTATTGATCGAAGACTTTGTCGACCCGAAACGTCTCGACTTTGTACAATCGTTCTAAGAACCAGTTCATCTCGACAAGATTCTCTTCGAGTTTTCTCTTGAACAACGATGCGTTCAGCAGATCCCCCATGAGAATTCCGATCCGCGCCATCTTGTCAGCGTATGAGGGTCCGATCCCCCGTCCGGTCGTACCAATCTTCCGTGATCCCTTCGACTGTTCCGACGCGCGGTCGATCGCCTTATGATAGGGGAGGATCAGGTGCGCCCGCTGACTGACGGCGAAGTTCTTGCCAATCGCGATGCCCTTCGTCTGGAGCAGATCCATCTCTTCGATCAAAGAACCAGGATCGACGACGACACCATTGCCGATGACACAGGTCGTCCCTCGATACAAAATTCCCGACGGGATGAGATGGAAAATATAGGTCCCCCGCTCGTTAATCACGGTATGCCCGGCGTTGGAACCTCCTTGATAGCGTACGACGATATCGGCGCCTCGGGCTAAGATGTCAACGATCTTGCCCTTGCCTTCATCGCCCCACTGAGCACCGATAATGACGAGATTGCCCATAGTTAAAGATAGCCACAGCCGGCGTCGGCACGAAAAAATGGCTCTGACCGATTGGGAGATCAGAGCCAAGGAGGCCCATGGTAGGTGCGACCTATTCTTTTGTCAAGCTGCTCGCTGAGTATCCGCATTGTTGCCGTAAAAATCCGACGGTCCGGAGTAAGCTCTGGACCCGTAGCACTCTCATCGCCCGCATCTCGGGTTGACCCTGATGCGGCCGCCCTTCGCCCCGACCCCGTTCGCCCAGAAAAGAGGGTCGAAGAGTTACGGAGAATAGGGCGGTATCCGAGGTGTTTATCAAAAATTATTGGTCAGGAATTCCTGGAACGCAGAAAGCGGATTGGGATATGGAGAGCATGGTGGGCGATACAGGTATCGAACCTGTGGCCTCTTCCGTGTGAAGGAAGCGCTCTACCACTGAGCTAATCGCCCGACTGGGAACAAGTCTAAAGAGCGGGGAAACTCTAGCACTGCGCCCCAGGGGCAGTCAACGCAGAGGCTATGCGCTCGCAAGTGATCGACCAGCTCATTGAAATTCTTGTTCCGCAAGGGTAGAAGTCCTCCTGGCAGCACCCCGTAGGGCCAATCAACCATGCAACCCATCGTCCGCGTATTCGTCAGCTCCACCTGGCTCGATCTCCAGCCGGAACGTCTCGCCGTGGAGAAGGCGCTGCAACGCATGCGCCAGACTAAGCTGAACGGGATGGAGTACTTCGGCAGCCGCGATGAGACCACCAGACAGGTTTCGTTGGATGAGGTGGACCGGAGCGATGTCTACGTCGGCATCATCGGAGGGCGGTATGGATCAGGCATCACGGAGGACGAGTATCGAAGGGCGTCGGAGAAGAAGCTACCTCGGTTCATCTATTTCAAGGATGAACAACATATTCGCGCAGACGGCCGAGATCCCGAAGATAAGAAACAAACTCGGCTGGCGACCTGGAAAGAAGATTTACGGAAGGCCCATGCACTCGGCACAGGCCCGTTCACTAGCCCTGACGATCTCGCGGCCCGAGTCACGGCGGACCTGAGCAATTGGCTCTTGGATCAGTGGGGACCACAGCTATACCTCCATGGAGTCGGCGCACTGCCATACGACTATGCGGGGCGAATTGAAAACTTCCTGATCGAATAC encodes:
- a CDS encoding helicase-related protein yields the protein MSKLEDLQPNAAIRGILPDALVTVVNVQWFGSEAIELTYKDPGGRVANQLLYRHDEPRLEVVEAGRPWSFDGDGALFRLVSEAHRIRLAHLFDPVLAVHTSVVEPLPHQITAVYDAMLPRQPLRFLLADDPGAGKTIMAGLLMKEMIARGDLQRCLVVCPGSLAEQWQDELYRRFQLPFEILTNDKLEAARTGNWFLETNLVIARLDKLSRNEDVQQKLQAPDCRWDLIVCDEAHKLSATYFGGEIKYTKRYRLAQLLSTLTRHFLLMTATPHNGKEEDFQLFMALLDGDRFEGRFRDGVHQVDVSDLMRRMVKESLLKFDATPLFPERMAYTVPYKLSDPEAQLYQSVTDYVRDEFNRAEALQNDKRAGTVGFALTILQRRLASSPEAIYQSLRRRCERLESRQRELELLQRGGQPAPAVPTTGPTLDADDVEDLEDAPDNEVEQAEEEILDQATAARTIAELKAEIETLKGLEALALTVRKSGTDTKWRELASLFGVIFTPAALANHVAESSPPYGKGGIPKPTSSARQKLVIFTEHRDTLNYLENRIGTLLGRKEALVIIHGGMGREERMKAQESFKHDPEVQVLLATDAAGEGINLQRAHLMVNYDLPWNPNRIEQRFGRIHRIGQTEVCHLWNLVAEETREGDVYRRFLEKLEEARNALGGKVFDVLGKLQFDGKQLRDLLIEAIRYGERPDVQERLTRVVADAFDRNKLQDLLEERALAHDAMDASRVYRIREDMERAEARRLQPHYIESFFLEAFQRLGGTPKQRESRRYEITHVPAPVRNRDRLIGIGEPILPRYERIAFEKALVAPQGQAPAAFVCPGHPLLEATIDLTLERNRDLLKRGTILVDERDLGTKPRVLFYVEHAIQDASLTRSGDRRVVSKRMLYIELDENGTARHLHYAPYLDYRPLKSDEPSIEAILARPECAWLTRELEHKAQGYAVANVVPEHLQEVRSRKLDLIAKTEAAVKERLTKEITYWDHRAEQLKLQEQAGKANARLNSAEARKRADGLQARLEKRLEELKQERQLSPLPPVIIGGLMVVPMGLLVAMAGRSKPTSAESPDTQASAARARAVVMEIERSLGFNPVDREQDKLGYDIESRVPGTGKLRFLEVKGRVTGAGTIAVTKNEILYSLNKPDDFILAIVEFLDDNSHRVHYVRQPFQREPDFGVTSVNYGFPELIARAEIPG
- the sthA gene encoding Si-specific NAD(P)(+) transhydrogenase, translated to MAHYDLLVIGTGPAGQKAAVQAAKLGKKVGLIEKKEVVGGVCINTGTIPSKALREAVLYFSGIPQRSIYGTPYRLKQTVTIEELARHANYVITNEVRIVHDQMARNRVDLIFGSASFLDPHRLLIQHRSGPSEHTADFIVIAVGTEPSRPRAIPFDDSSIIDTDGLLTLRQLPSSIVIVGGGVIGTEYASMLAALGIPTTLIDKRPRLLEFADAEVIDNLQRQMKDYGVTLYHDEEVLAIKKESDNSIHVGLRQAKPIQASTLMYAIGRVGATKGLNLEAVGLKPDNRGRLSVNEHFQTAVPHIYGAGDVIGFPALASTSMQQGRHASCDAFGHPNHTDNSLLPYGIYSIPQISMVGRNEAELTQAGVPYAVGIARYKEIARGLLMGDETGMLKLLFHRQTYELLGVHIIGEGATELIHIGQAIMAHRSRIHYFIDTVFNYPTLAECYKVAALDGINRLPRPWAPYR
- a CDS encoding DUF262 domain-containing HNH endonuclease family protein, with translation MARTNLLNTRTTNLLELIGNGRIYRVPPYQRDYSWEEEQWEDLWNDIIDLRGRPDDRHYMGALVVEGKSDREFLIIDGQQRLATLSLLSLAVIAKLRKMAEGGKDPDANRERAAGLRSRFIGEKDPASLVESSKLFLNETDNAFYQDYLVQLRPPLNPRGLPKSNRLLWECFEYYHKQLNGVPEFGTDGTILAELLSETVARQLMFILITVEDQINAYTVFETLNARGLELTTTDLLKNYLFSRVQVAADLQILQRRWRSLVATVRQERFPEFLRYHLLCEQPKIRSERLFKLVRERARAPQDVFALLDALEARAELFAALSDPNHGYWAELTDARPFIRELNLFRVRQMTPLIFAAWEKLSKADFVRLLRLISVISFRYSVVSSLNTNALEPIYHGAAKAVLDGIAVTPGHIFERLKPIYVEDGKFEQDFALLTLETAGQRKKLAKYMLALFEQDASGRACDPDTDPATIEHILPENPLDDWNEHFPRAHWDSAVYRLGNLTLLEPALNRQVGNLSYASKLTAYGQSAYTLSRQVTEMATEQWTLELLNERQRRLAKRAVHLWRSDFA